A region of Solibacillus isronensis DNA encodes the following proteins:
- a CDS encoding HD domain-containing protein yields the protein MSEIIVRCEQLVKEIYETMDASHDFQHIERVYQNAMTILKSEPLADEKIVSLAVLLHDVSDEKYAADKQQEQRILDELDLTEEEKQHIRTVIAEVSFNGGNERDITTVESKIVRDADRLDAIGAVGIARTFAYGGAKGRKLYDDAEEVRVNMTKEQYRSQSTASVTHFYEKLLLLKDLMVTAKGREMAEERHAFMVQFLEQLKKERDGIS from the coding sequence ATGTCCGAAATAATCGTACGATGTGAACAATTAGTAAAAGAAATTTATGAAACGATGGATGCAAGCCATGATTTTCAACATATTGAGCGTGTCTATCAAAACGCTATGACAATACTTAAGTCCGAGCCTTTAGCAGATGAAAAAATCGTAAGTTTAGCTGTGTTGCTGCATGATGTCAGTGATGAAAAATATGCTGCGGATAAACAGCAGGAACAACGGATATTGGATGAACTTGATTTAACGGAAGAGGAAAAACAGCATATCCGAACAGTCATTGCAGAGGTTTCATTTAATGGGGGCAATGAACGGGATATTACAACAGTAGAATCAAAAATCGTTCGGGATGCAGACCGTTTGGATGCAATTGGTGCGGTAGGGATTGCACGTACGTTTGCATACGGTGGTGCGAAAGGGCGTAAGTTGTATGATGATGCAGAAGAAGTGCGTGTAAATATGACGAAAGAACAATATCGTAGTCAATCCACAGCGTCTGTTACTCATTTTTATGAGAAGCTTTTATTATTGAAAGATTTAATGGTAACCGCAAAAGGACGCGAAATGGCTGAAGAACGTCATGCCTTTATGGTACAATTTTTAGAGCAGTTAAAAAAAGAAAGAGACGGGATTTCATGA
- a CDS encoding LysR family transcriptional regulator, translating into MSLVKYEILNKVAEVHSFTKAASVLGLTQSAVSHAVSSLEKEFGFNLIHRNRTGVTLTEDGTKMLYEMRKVLLAEEHLQQTASNILGVSQGTVRIGLISTISTHWMPNIIHIMDSEYPGIRIELREGDYYEIEQWLLQGEVDCGFLNRTSSKQFEFIPLKRDPLLCIVSSHSPLYDRAEIDLFEIEETPIIMPSYKGTNDVMTTFEKYGVFPNIRFELYDEKAIVSMVEHNLGISILPEMAISMLPDTVKALPLVQESYRILGLSTKQKLSPASQKFVEILKQWLENEEQ; encoded by the coding sequence ATGAGTTTAGTCAAGTATGAAATTTTAAATAAAGTGGCGGAAGTACATAGCTTTACAAAAGCCGCCTCGGTTTTAGGACTTACACAATCAGCTGTAAGTCATGCAGTTTCAAGTTTGGAAAAGGAATTTGGATTTAATTTAATCCATCGTAACCGTACAGGAGTAACATTGACAGAAGACGGTACAAAAATGCTTTATGAAATGCGCAAAGTGTTATTGGCGGAAGAACATCTGCAGCAGACCGCGTCAAATATTTTAGGGGTAAGTCAGGGGACAGTGCGAATTGGGCTAATATCGACGATTTCTACACATTGGATGCCGAACATCATTCATATTATGGATTCAGAATATCCGGGCATTCGCATTGAATTGCGTGAAGGGGATTACTATGAAATTGAACAGTGGCTATTACAAGGTGAAGTGGACTGCGGATTTTTAAACCGGACAAGCTCCAAACAGTTCGAATTTATACCGCTAAAAAGGGATCCTCTGTTATGTATTGTGTCGTCGCATAGTCCGCTATATGATAGAGCAGAGATCGATTTATTTGAAATTGAAGAAACGCCGATTATCATGCCTTCTTATAAAGGGACAAATGATGTGATGACGACATTTGAAAAATATGGTGTATTTCCAAATATCCGTTTTGAACTTTATGACGAAAAGGCCATCGTATCAATGGTGGAACATAATCTAGGCATTAGCATACTGCCTGAAATGGCGATTTCGATGCTGCCGGATACTGTAAAAGCCCTGCCTCTTGTACAGGAAAGTTACCGAATCCTCGGGCTGTCGACAAAGCAGAAGCTTTCACCGGCATCGCAAAAATTTGTGGAAATATTAAAACAGTGGCTGGAAAACGAAGAACAGTAA
- a CDS encoding cold-shock protein: MHQGTVKWFDNEKGYGFIESANGEDVFVHFTGIQEEGFRSLDEGQVVEFDLVDGIRGPQAANVIKK, from the coding sequence ATGCACCAAGGCACTGTAAAATGGTTTGATAATGAAAAAGGTTATGGATTTATAGAATCTGCGAATGGTGAAGATGTTTTTGTACACTTTACTGGCATACAAGAGGAAGGATTTCGTTCACTGGATGAGGGACAAGTGGTTGAATTCGATTTAGTCGATGGCATCCGGGGTCCACAGGCAGCGAATGTTATAAAAAAATAG
- a CDS encoding formate--tetrahydrofolate ligase: MTTTTKKPLTDIEIANQATMKPILEIAENANIPLDAVEQYGRYKAKIDTSKISGEATANVVLVTAISPTPAGEGKSTVTIGLADALHQLDKRVMVALREPSLGPVMGVKGGATGGGYAQVLPMEQINLHFNGDFHAITTANNALSALIDNHIHQGNALNIDPRRIVWKRVLDLNDRALRHVTVGLGGPMQGVPREDGFDITVASEIMAIFCLATGMKDLKQRLARIVIGYTYDRNPVTVGDLQVEGALALILKEAMNPNLVQTIEGTPALIHGGPFANIAHGCNSITATQTARKLADIVVTEAGFGSDLGAEKFLNIKAREAGFKPNAVVIVATIRALKMHGGVAKANLVEENVEALKQGISNLAQHVANVRNFGLEPVIALNRFITDTEQELKAVLQWAEANEVRIARTNVWEEGGKGGIELAEKVLEVIEQPNTFHHLYDLQETVEQKLTKIVQQVYGGAGVQLTDAARKQLAVIEKNGWDTLPICMAKTQYSLSDQPSLVGRPTDFVVTIREILPKLGAGFLVCLTGDIMTMPGLPKQPAALNMDVAEDGSALGLF, encoded by the coding sequence ATGACAACTACTACGAAGAAACCATTAACAGATATTGAAATAGCCAATCAAGCGACAATGAAGCCGATTTTGGAAATTGCTGAGAATGCAAACATTCCGTTAGATGCAGTTGAACAATACGGTCGCTATAAAGCAAAAATTGATACAAGTAAAATTAGTGGTGAAGCAACGGCAAACGTGGTGCTTGTAACAGCGATTAGCCCTACACCAGCAGGAGAAGGAAAATCAACGGTAACAATCGGTTTGGCGGATGCATTGCACCAATTGGATAAGCGAGTAATGGTTGCTTTACGGGAGCCTTCATTAGGACCGGTAATGGGTGTGAAAGGCGGCGCTACTGGCGGCGGATATGCACAAGTATTGCCGATGGAGCAAATCAATTTGCATTTCAATGGCGATTTCCATGCGATTACGACAGCAAACAATGCATTATCTGCATTGATTGACAATCATATCCATCAAGGAAATGCATTGAATATTGATCCGAGACGAATTGTCTGGAAACGTGTACTGGACTTAAATGACCGTGCACTGCGCCATGTAACAGTTGGTTTAGGTGGTCCGATGCAAGGTGTACCTCGTGAGGACGGGTTCGATATTACAGTCGCTTCTGAAATTATGGCCATTTTTTGTTTAGCAACAGGCATGAAAGATTTGAAACAGCGTTTGGCACGTATTGTAATCGGTTATACGTACGACCGGAACCCGGTGACAGTTGGTGACTTACAAGTAGAAGGAGCACTCGCTCTTATTTTAAAGGAAGCGATGAATCCTAACTTGGTTCAAACAATTGAAGGTACACCCGCATTAATTCATGGTGGTCCATTTGCTAATATTGCCCATGGATGCAACTCGATTACTGCAACTCAAACAGCCCGTAAACTTGCGGATATCGTTGTAACAGAAGCAGGGTTCGGTTCTGATTTAGGTGCGGAGAAGTTTTTAAATATTAAAGCACGTGAAGCAGGATTTAAACCGAACGCTGTCGTTATTGTTGCGACAATCCGCGCACTGAAAATGCATGGCGGTGTAGCAAAAGCTAACTTAGTGGAAGAAAATGTGGAAGCTTTAAAACAAGGTATTTCCAATTTAGCTCAGCATGTAGCCAATGTCCGGAACTTTGGACTGGAGCCGGTAATTGCTTTGAACCGATTTATTACGGATACGGAACAGGAACTGAAAGCTGTTTTACAATGGGCGGAAGCGAATGAAGTTCGGATTGCCCGTACGAATGTATGGGAAGAAGGCGGTAAAGGCGGTATTGAACTTGCTGAAAAGGTTCTCGAAGTAATTGAACAGCCAAATACTTTCCATCATTTATATGATCTGCAAGAAACAGTGGAACAAAAATTAACGAAGATTGTACAGCAGGTTTATGGCGGTGCAGGTGTACAATTAACGGATGCTGCGAGAAAACAGTTAGCAGTCATCGAAAAAAATGGTTGGGACACTTTACCGATTTGTATGGCGAAAACACAATATTCATTATCGGATCAGCCAAGCTTAGTAGGCCGACCAACCGATTTCGTTGTGACAATTCGTGAAATTCTTCCGAAGTTAGGTGCGGGATTCCTCGTATGCTTAACAGGGGATATTATGACGATGCCGGGCTTGCCGAAACAGCCTGCAGCACTAAATATGGATGTAGCCGAAGACGGAAGTGCACTCGGATTATTTTAA
- a CDS encoding VOC family protein — protein sequence MYQFDHLVHFVPYPEQTLLKLQEEGLHVVPGGSHEAWGTYNTLSYFDLAYIELIGVENEEKFQEAAKKKYSLHASYKENHRRDGLTRFAVRTTTIEEDAKLFAKAGLEVVGPERFSRKREDGSEVSWQLLYIGHPKSKIEFPFFIQWDEADTIRRKELTDRGIIAKHPLGDLTLQAVHFVVPNFDAVEQIAQLCGATILKKENQEENVEYSIILLDEVKLIFVKPVGEGMAWNYMLEHGYGIKKVVISGATEQKHFTIDGAQYEINKK from the coding sequence ATGTACCAGTTCGATCATCTCGTCCATTTTGTCCCATATCCAGAACAGACATTGTTAAAACTCCAAGAAGAAGGTCTCCATGTTGTCCCGGGAGGAAGTCATGAAGCGTGGGGTACATATAATACACTAAGCTATTTTGATTTAGCTTATATTGAATTGATCGGCGTTGAAAATGAGGAAAAGTTTCAGGAAGCAGCCAAAAAGAAGTATTCATTACATGCGAGTTATAAAGAAAATCACCGACGTGACGGATTGACGCGTTTTGCGGTTCGTACAACGACAATCGAAGAAGATGCGAAGTTATTTGCTAAAGCCGGGTTGGAAGTAGTTGGACCTGAACGCTTTTCCAGAAAACGGGAAGATGGCTCTGAAGTAAGCTGGCAACTGCTTTATATTGGTCACCCGAAATCGAAAATTGAATTCCCATTTTTCATTCAATGGGATGAAGCAGATACAATTCGGCGTAAAGAACTAACGGACCGTGGTATTATAGCAAAACATCCTTTAGGGGATTTAACGCTCCAAGCTGTCCATTTTGTTGTACCGAATTTTGATGCCGTGGAGCAAATTGCCCAATTATGTGGTGCGACCATTTTAAAAAAGGAAAATCAGGAAGAGAACGTGGAGTATTCGATTATTCTACTCGATGAAGTAAAACTTATTTTTGTCAAGCCAGTTGGTGAAGGAATGGCTTGGAATTATATGCTCGAACATGGCTATGGCATAAAAAAGGTCGTCATTTCAGGTGCGACGGAGCAAAAGCATTTTACAATTGATGGCGCACAATACGAAATAAATAAGAAATAA
- a CDS encoding phosphopantothenoylcysteine decarboxylase domain-containing protein → MLTGKKVLITSGGTFEKWDNVRGHTNLSKGTMGCYLAEAALEKGANVIYMHGVFTQLPEHQNEMQLIKFEGIEDLGDKLKTILESEEIDYVIMAVAGSDWLIDKVFDQHGNELTEKGKMPSDEPPIIHFKKAPKILAQIKNWSPETTLIGFKLEATEDESFLLERASARMETAKADYMVANSSKSLYGAMEPHYIIHKSGKTVKVDGKMAAATALINVLS, encoded by the coding sequence ATGCTAACAGGAAAAAAAGTTTTAATAACGAGTGGCGGAACATTCGAGAAATGGGATAATGTTCGCGGCCATACGAATTTATCAAAAGGAACAATGGGGTGCTATTTAGCAGAAGCGGCACTTGAAAAAGGTGCGAACGTCATTTATATGCATGGTGTATTTACACAGCTGCCGGAACATCAAAATGAGATGCAGCTTATTAAATTTGAAGGTATCGAGGATTTAGGCGATAAGCTAAAAACTATTCTTGAGTCCGAGGAAATCGATTATGTCATTATGGCTGTGGCCGGCTCTGACTGGCTTATTGACAAAGTGTTTGATCAGCATGGTAATGAGCTGACTGAAAAAGGGAAAATGCCATCTGATGAACCTCCAATTATCCATTTTAAAAAAGCGCCGAAAATTTTGGCACAAATTAAAAACTGGTCGCCGGAAACAACATTAATCGGCTTTAAACTGGAAGCGACAGAAGATGAATCGTTTTTATTGGAAAGAGCTTCTGCAAGAATGGAAACGGCAAAAGCGGATTATATGGTCGCAAATAGCTCCAAATCTTTGTACGGTGCAATGGAGCCCCATTATATTATTCATAAATCTGGGAAGACAGTTAAAGTCGACGGAAAAATGGCAGCTGCAACTGCATTAATTAATGTTCTATCCTAA